The following proteins come from a genomic window of Chaetodon auriga isolate fChaAug3 chromosome 16, fChaAug3.hap1, whole genome shotgun sequence:
- the rabep2 gene encoding rab GTPase-binding effector protein 2, producing MSSTSDDTDTSLRAQLAECRAQVEHWQGVATICELSKQEELAELQKQCDEEIQSLQEALRETAAQYEARIAVLQSQPVEWRRASGQNMISGRKARMDAEVSSNESPSQTSNSQPEAEGTASTHNQPAELEAAAEGEGVPLTAEGYFSLRHCDSASLSSFSLDTPSLPRKLHSQEDTDSLVSTGTLVPEAIYLPPAGHRLVTHGDWDALNAQVSELRGEVSRLEAEKEELERELATQTNHTHKQVSMLQSQVQTSEALLQDLQKSFSQSQNAVQSRLAELSFSQRKMCSELSRLKGEEVEDEGPESSSSLPATLQGAHCEERLRIEIVNLREQLDNRTEENEVLEVQLSSLKMETERIQVQKDQLQAELLACRTELEALRVALSHVQSTNKTLSNDKAALHQQCLELRSQVISLRSQVDTSQTVQRDFVQLSQSLQVKLELIRQAESLEQVKEILEEGVSEASSPPADAS from the exons GTGAGCTGAGCAAACAGGAGGAActggcagagctgcagaaacaatgTGATGAAGAGATCCAGTCTCTGCAGGAGGCTCTtagag agaCAGCAGCGCAGTATGAGGCCAGGATAGCTGTTCTCCAGTCACAGCCGGTGGAGTGGAGGAGGGCCAGTGGACAGAACATG ATCAGTGGAAGGAAAGCCAGGATGGATGCAGAAGTCAGCAGTAATGAGTCCCCATCACAGACCAGCAACAGCCAGCCAGAGGCTGAGGGCACGGCGTCGACACACAACCAACCAGCGGAGCTCGAGGCGGCGGCGGAGGGAGAAGGGGTGCCACTTACAGCAGAAGGGTATTTTTCACTGCGGCACTGCGACTCGGCCTCCTTGTCGTCCTTCTCTTTAGACACGCCCTCGCTGCCCAGAAAACTCCACTCTCAGGAAGACACCGACTCTCTGGTCTCCACAGGAACTTTGGTGCCTGAAGCCATCTACCTGCCACCGGCTGGACACCGGCTGGTCACGCACGGCGACTGGGATGCGCTCAATGCTCAG GTGTCAGAGCTGCGAGGGGAGGTGAGCCGGCTGGAGGCTgagaaggaggagctggagagggaaCTGGCTACACAgaccaaccacacacacaagcag GTATCAATGCTCCAGTCTCAGGTCCAGACTTCAGAGGCCCTCCTCCAGGATTTGCAGAAatctttcagccaatcacagaatGCAGTCCAGAGTCGGCTG GCCGAATTATCCTTCTCCCAGAGGAAGATGTGCAGTGAGCTGTCCAGACTGAAAGGAGAAGAGGTTGAGGATGAGGGACCAGAGTCCAGCTCATCACTCCCAGCAACGCTGCAG GGGGCGCACTGTGAGGAGCGGCTCCGCATTGAGATTGTCAACCTGAGGGAGCAGCTGGACAACCGGACAGAGGAGAACG AGGTTTTAGAAG tgcagctgtCCAGTCTGAAGATGGAGACGGAGAGGATCCAGGTTCAGAAGGACCAGCTGCAGGCCGAACTGCTGGCCTGCCGCACTGAACTGGAAGCCCTGCGGGTGGCGCTGTCTCATGTGCAGAGCACCAACAAGACCCTCAGCAATGATAAG GCGGCCCTGCACCAACAGTGCTTGGAGCTGCGTAGCCAAGTGATCAGTCTGCGCTCCCAGGTGGACACCAGCCAGACTGTACAGAGGGACTTTGTTCAGCTCTCCCAGTCGCTGCAG GTGAAGCTGGAGTTAATCCGGCAGGCTGAAAGTCTTGAACAAGTGAAGGAAATCCTGGAAGAAGGAGTCAGTGAAGCTAGTTCCCCGCCTGCAGACGCCTCGTGA
- the atp2a1 gene encoding sarcoplasmic/endoplasmic reticulum calcium ATPase 1 isoform X1, translating into MENAHTKESGEVLSYFGVTEDTGLSPEQVKKNLDKYGFNELPAEEGKTIWELVVEQFEDLLVRILLLAACISFVLAMFEEGEETVTAFVEPFVILLILIANAVVGVWQERNAESAIEALKEYEPEMGKVYRADRKSVQRIKAREIVPGDVVEVSVGDKVPADIRIISIKSTTLRVDQSILTGESVSVIKHTDAVPDPRAVNQDKKNMLFSGTNIAAGKATGIAVATGVSTEIGKIRDQMAATEQEKTPLQQKLDEFGEQLSKVISLICVAVWIINIGHFNDPVHGGSWIRGAIYYFKIAVALAVAAIPEGLPAVITTCLALGTRRMAKKNAIVRSLPSVETLGCTSVICSDKTGTLTTNQMCVTKMFIIDKVDGDSVSLGQFDISGSKYTPEGEVTRNGMSVKCGQYDGLVELATICALCNDSSLDYNESKGIYEKVGEATETALCCLVEKMNVFNTEVRGLSKVERANTCCAVIKQLMKKEFTLEFSRDRKSMSVYCSPAKSAKAPVGSKMFVKGAPEGVIDRCAYVRVGTNRVPLTGPVKDHIMSVIKEWGTGRDTLRCLALATRDTPLRKEEMNLEDSTKFADYETDLTFVGCVGMLDPPRKEVMSSIELCRAAGIRVIMITGDNKGTAVAICRRIGIFSEDEDVTGKAFTGREFDDLSPYDQKNAVRKACCFARVEPSHKSKIVEFLQGFDEITAMTGDGVNDAPALKKAEIGIAMGSGTAVAKSASEMVLADDNFSSIVSAVEEGRAIYNNMKQFIRYLISSNVGEVVCIFLTAALGLPEALIPVQLLWVNLVTDGLPATALGFNPPDLDIMGKAPRSPKEPLISGWLFFRYLAIGGYVGAATVAAAAWWFLYSDDGPMVTFHQLSHFMQCSEDNEDFAGVHCEVFEAAPPMTMALSVLVTIEMCNALNSLSENQSLVRMPPWSNGWLVGAMSLSMSLHFMIIYVDPLPMIFKLTHLNVEQWIMVLKLSFPVILIDEVLKFVARTYLEGKV; encoded by the exons ATGGAGAACGCACACACCAAAGAGTCAGGGGAGGTCCTGTCCTACTTTGGCGTGACTGAAGACACCGGCCTCTCACCTGAGCAGGTTAAGAAGAACTTGGACAAGTATGGCTTCAACG agctgccagcagaGGAGG GAAAGACTATCTGGGAGTTGGTGGTGGAACAGTTTGAGGACCTGTTGGTCAGAATCCTACTGCTGGCCGCCTGCATCTCTTTT gtgCTGGCTATGTTTGAGGAAGGTGAGGAAACTGTCACTGCCTTTGTGGAGCCCTTCGTCATCCTTCTCATCCTCATTGCAAATGCTGTTGTTGGAGTGTGGCAG GAGCGCAATGCAGAGAGTGCCATTGAGGCTTTGAAGGAGTATGAGCCTGAGATGGGGAAAGTTTACCGCGCGGACAGGAAGAGCGTGCAGAGAATCAAGGCCAGGGAGATCGTTCCTGGTGATGTGGTGGAGGTTTCCG TCGGTGACAAAGTGCCAGCTGACATCAGGATCATCTCCATCAAATCCACAACGCTGCGCGTGGACCAGTCCATTCTTACTG GtgagtctgtcagtgtgatCAAGCACACCGATGCTGTCCCAGACCCCAGAGCCGTCAACCAGGACAAGAAGAACATGTTGTTCTCT GGCACCAATATCGCCGCTGGGAAAGCCACTGGTATTGCTGTCGCAACTGGTGTCTCCACTGAGATCGGTAAGATTCGTGACCAGATGGCTGccactgagcaggagaagacccctctgcagcagaaactggACGAGTTTGGAGAGCAGCTGTCTAAG GTCATCTCCCTCatttgtgtggctgtgtggatAATCAACATCGGCCATTTCAATGACCCCGTCCATGGAGGCTCCTGGATCCGCGGTGCTATCTACTATTTCAAGATTGCTGTGGCTCTGGCTGTGGCTGCCATCCCTGAAG GTCTGCCAGCTGTCATCACCACCTGCCTGGCTCTGGGAACTCGCCGTATGGCCAAGAAGAACGCCATCGTCAGAAGCCTGCCCTCTGTGGAGACCCTGGGCTGCACCTCAGTCATCTGCTCCGACAAGACCGGTACCCTCACCACCAACCAGATGTGTGTAACTAAG aTGTTCATCATTGATAAAGTCGATGGTGACAGTGTCTCCCTTGGTCAGTTTGACATCTCTGGCTCAAAGTACACCCCTGAGGGTGAAGT TACAAGGAACGGCATGTCTGTGAAGTGCGGACAGTACGACGGACTGGTTGAGCTGGCTACCATCTGCGCTCTGTGCAATGACTCTTCTCTGGACTACAATGAG TCCAAGGGTATTTATGAGAAAGTGGGTGAGGCCACTGAAACCGCCCTGTGCTGTTTGGTGGAGAAGATGAACGTGTTCAACACTGAAGTGCGCGGCCTGTCCAAGGTGGAGAGGGCAAACACTTGCTGTGCT GTGATcaagcagctgatgaagaaGGAGTTCACCCTGGAGTTCTCCAGAGACAGAAAGTCCATGTCAGTTTACTGCTCTCCTGCCAAGTCCGCCAAAGCCCCTGTGGGAAGCAAGATGTTTGtcaaa GGTGCTCCAGAAGGTGTCATTGACCGCTGTGCATATGTTCGTGTGGGCACCAACCGTGTACCCCTGACTGGCCCAGTCAAAGACCACATCATGTCTGTCATCAAGGAGTGGGGCACTGGGCGCGACACCCTCCGTTGTTTGGCACTGGCCACCCGTGACACACCTCTGAGGAAGGAAGAAATGAACCTGGAGGACTCAACCAAGTTTGCAGACTATGAG ACTGACTTGACCTTTGTGGGCTGTGTTGGCATGCTCGACCCTCCTCGTAAGGAAGTCATGAGTTCCATCGAGCTGTGCAGGGCAGCTGGCATCCGTGTCATCATGATCACTG GTGACAACAAAGGCACAGCGGTGGCCATCTGCCGTCGTATTGGCATCTTctctgaggatgaggatgtCACTGGCAAGGCCTTCACTGGGCGTGAGTTTGATGACCTCTCTCCATATGATCAGAAGAATGCTGTCCGAAAAGCGTGCTGCTTTGCCAGAGTAGAACCATCCCACAAGTCCAAGATTGTTGAGTTCCTGCAAGGTTTTGATGAGATTACTGCCATG ACTGGTGACGGAGTGAACGATGCCCCTGCCTTGAAGAAGGCGGAGATTGGCATCGCCATGGGCTCTGGCACTGCCGTTGCCAAGTCTGCCTCTGAGATGGTCCTGGCTGACGACAACTTCTCTTCCATTGTGTCCGCTGTTGAGGAGGGCAGAGCCATTTACAACAACATGAAGCAGTTCATCCGCTACCTCATCTCCTCCAATGTAGGCGAGGTCGTCTG TATCTTCTTGACGGCCGCCCTGGGTTTGCCTGAGGCTCTGATCCCTGTACAGCTGCTGTGGGTCAACCTTGTGACTGACGGTCTGCCTGCCACCGCGCTGGGCTTCAACCCCCCTGACCTGGACATCATGGGCAAAGCCCCCCGCTCCCCCAAAGAGCCCCTCATCTCTGGCTGGCTCTTCTTCAGATATTTGGCCATTGGAG GTTATGTTGGTGCCGCAACtgttgcagcagctgcctgGTGGTTCCTGTACAGTGATGATGGCCCAATGGTCACCTTCCACCAGCTG TCACACTTCATGCAGTGCAGCGAGGACAACGAGGACTTTGCCGGGGTCCACTGCGAGGTGTTTGAGGCTGCTCCTCCAATGACCATGGCTCTGTCTGTGCTGGTCACCATCGAGATGTGCAACGCTCTGAACAG CTTGTCTGAGAACCAGTCCCTGGTGCGCATGCCCCCCTGGAGCAACGGCTGGCTGGTGGGCGCCATGAGCCTCTCCATGTCCCTTCACTTCATGATCATCTACGTCGACCCCCTGCCC ATGATCTTCAAGCTCACTCACTTGAATGTGGAGCAGTGGATTATGGTGCTGAAGCTCTCCTTCCCCGTTATCCTCATTGATGAGGTTCTCAAGTTTGTGGCTCGCACATATCTGGAGG GGAAAGTCTAG
- the atp2a1 gene encoding sarcoplasmic/endoplasmic reticulum calcium ATPase 1 isoform X2, which produces MENAHTKESGEVLSYFGVTEDTGLSPEQVKKNLDKYGFNELPAEEGKTIWELVVEQFEDLLVRILLLAACISFVLAMFEEGEETVTAFVEPFVILLILIANAVVGVWQERNAESAIEALKEYEPEMGKVYRADRKSVQRIKAREIVPGDVVEVSVGDKVPADIRIISIKSTTLRVDQSILTGESVSVIKHTDAVPDPRAVNQDKKNMLFSGTNIAAGKATGIAVATGVSTEIGKIRDQMAATEQEKTPLQQKLDEFGEQLSKVISLICVAVWIINIGHFNDPVHGGSWIRGAIYYFKIAVALAVAAIPEGLPAVITTCLALGTRRMAKKNAIVRSLPSVETLGCTSVICSDKTGTLTTNQMCVTKMFIIDKVDGDSVSLGQFDISGSKYTPEGEVTRNGMSVKCGQYDGLVELATICALCNDSSLDYNESKGIYEKVGEATETALCCLVEKMNVFNTEVRGLSKVERANTCCAVIKQLMKKEFTLEFSRDRKSMSVYCSPAKSAKAPVGSKMFVKGAPEGVIDRCAYVRVGTNRVPLTGPVKDHIMSVIKEWGTGRDTLRCLALATRDTPLRKEEMNLEDSTKFADYETDLTFVGCVGMLDPPRKEVMSSIELCRAAGIRVIMITGDNKGTAVAICRRIGIFSEDEDVTGKAFTGREFDDLSPYDQKNAVRKACCFARVEPSHKSKIVEFLQGFDEITAMTGDGVNDAPALKKAEIGIAMGSGTAVAKSASEMVLADDNFSSIVSAVEEGRAIYNNMKQFIRYLISSNVGEVVCIFLTAALGLPEALIPVQLLWVNLVTDGLPATALGFNPPDLDIMGKAPRSPKEPLISGWLFFRYLAIGGYVGAATVAAAAWWFLYSDDGPMVTFHQLSHFMQCSEDNEDFAGVHCEVFEAAPPMTMALSVLVTIEMCNALNSLSENQSLVRMPPWSNGWLVGAMSLSMSLHFMIIYVDPLPMIFKLTHLNVEQWIMVLKLSFPVILIDEVLKFVARTYLEV; this is translated from the exons ATGGAGAACGCACACACCAAAGAGTCAGGGGAGGTCCTGTCCTACTTTGGCGTGACTGAAGACACCGGCCTCTCACCTGAGCAGGTTAAGAAGAACTTGGACAAGTATGGCTTCAACG agctgccagcagaGGAGG GAAAGACTATCTGGGAGTTGGTGGTGGAACAGTTTGAGGACCTGTTGGTCAGAATCCTACTGCTGGCCGCCTGCATCTCTTTT gtgCTGGCTATGTTTGAGGAAGGTGAGGAAACTGTCACTGCCTTTGTGGAGCCCTTCGTCATCCTTCTCATCCTCATTGCAAATGCTGTTGTTGGAGTGTGGCAG GAGCGCAATGCAGAGAGTGCCATTGAGGCTTTGAAGGAGTATGAGCCTGAGATGGGGAAAGTTTACCGCGCGGACAGGAAGAGCGTGCAGAGAATCAAGGCCAGGGAGATCGTTCCTGGTGATGTGGTGGAGGTTTCCG TCGGTGACAAAGTGCCAGCTGACATCAGGATCATCTCCATCAAATCCACAACGCTGCGCGTGGACCAGTCCATTCTTACTG GtgagtctgtcagtgtgatCAAGCACACCGATGCTGTCCCAGACCCCAGAGCCGTCAACCAGGACAAGAAGAACATGTTGTTCTCT GGCACCAATATCGCCGCTGGGAAAGCCACTGGTATTGCTGTCGCAACTGGTGTCTCCACTGAGATCGGTAAGATTCGTGACCAGATGGCTGccactgagcaggagaagacccctctgcagcagaaactggACGAGTTTGGAGAGCAGCTGTCTAAG GTCATCTCCCTCatttgtgtggctgtgtggatAATCAACATCGGCCATTTCAATGACCCCGTCCATGGAGGCTCCTGGATCCGCGGTGCTATCTACTATTTCAAGATTGCTGTGGCTCTGGCTGTGGCTGCCATCCCTGAAG GTCTGCCAGCTGTCATCACCACCTGCCTGGCTCTGGGAACTCGCCGTATGGCCAAGAAGAACGCCATCGTCAGAAGCCTGCCCTCTGTGGAGACCCTGGGCTGCACCTCAGTCATCTGCTCCGACAAGACCGGTACCCTCACCACCAACCAGATGTGTGTAACTAAG aTGTTCATCATTGATAAAGTCGATGGTGACAGTGTCTCCCTTGGTCAGTTTGACATCTCTGGCTCAAAGTACACCCCTGAGGGTGAAGT TACAAGGAACGGCATGTCTGTGAAGTGCGGACAGTACGACGGACTGGTTGAGCTGGCTACCATCTGCGCTCTGTGCAATGACTCTTCTCTGGACTACAATGAG TCCAAGGGTATTTATGAGAAAGTGGGTGAGGCCACTGAAACCGCCCTGTGCTGTTTGGTGGAGAAGATGAACGTGTTCAACACTGAAGTGCGCGGCCTGTCCAAGGTGGAGAGGGCAAACACTTGCTGTGCT GTGATcaagcagctgatgaagaaGGAGTTCACCCTGGAGTTCTCCAGAGACAGAAAGTCCATGTCAGTTTACTGCTCTCCTGCCAAGTCCGCCAAAGCCCCTGTGGGAAGCAAGATGTTTGtcaaa GGTGCTCCAGAAGGTGTCATTGACCGCTGTGCATATGTTCGTGTGGGCACCAACCGTGTACCCCTGACTGGCCCAGTCAAAGACCACATCATGTCTGTCATCAAGGAGTGGGGCACTGGGCGCGACACCCTCCGTTGTTTGGCACTGGCCACCCGTGACACACCTCTGAGGAAGGAAGAAATGAACCTGGAGGACTCAACCAAGTTTGCAGACTATGAG ACTGACTTGACCTTTGTGGGCTGTGTTGGCATGCTCGACCCTCCTCGTAAGGAAGTCATGAGTTCCATCGAGCTGTGCAGGGCAGCTGGCATCCGTGTCATCATGATCACTG GTGACAACAAAGGCACAGCGGTGGCCATCTGCCGTCGTATTGGCATCTTctctgaggatgaggatgtCACTGGCAAGGCCTTCACTGGGCGTGAGTTTGATGACCTCTCTCCATATGATCAGAAGAATGCTGTCCGAAAAGCGTGCTGCTTTGCCAGAGTAGAACCATCCCACAAGTCCAAGATTGTTGAGTTCCTGCAAGGTTTTGATGAGATTACTGCCATG ACTGGTGACGGAGTGAACGATGCCCCTGCCTTGAAGAAGGCGGAGATTGGCATCGCCATGGGCTCTGGCACTGCCGTTGCCAAGTCTGCCTCTGAGATGGTCCTGGCTGACGACAACTTCTCTTCCATTGTGTCCGCTGTTGAGGAGGGCAGAGCCATTTACAACAACATGAAGCAGTTCATCCGCTACCTCATCTCCTCCAATGTAGGCGAGGTCGTCTG TATCTTCTTGACGGCCGCCCTGGGTTTGCCTGAGGCTCTGATCCCTGTACAGCTGCTGTGGGTCAACCTTGTGACTGACGGTCTGCCTGCCACCGCGCTGGGCTTCAACCCCCCTGACCTGGACATCATGGGCAAAGCCCCCCGCTCCCCCAAAGAGCCCCTCATCTCTGGCTGGCTCTTCTTCAGATATTTGGCCATTGGAG GTTATGTTGGTGCCGCAACtgttgcagcagctgcctgGTGGTTCCTGTACAGTGATGATGGCCCAATGGTCACCTTCCACCAGCTG TCACACTTCATGCAGTGCAGCGAGGACAACGAGGACTTTGCCGGGGTCCACTGCGAGGTGTTTGAGGCTGCTCCTCCAATGACCATGGCTCTGTCTGTGCTGGTCACCATCGAGATGTGCAACGCTCTGAACAG CTTGTCTGAGAACCAGTCCCTGGTGCGCATGCCCCCCTGGAGCAACGGCTGGCTGGTGGGCGCCATGAGCCTCTCCATGTCCCTTCACTTCATGATCATCTACGTCGACCCCCTGCCC ATGATCTTCAAGCTCACTCACTTGAATGTGGAGCAGTGGATTATGGTGCTGAAGCTCTCCTTCCCCGTTATCCTCATTGATGAGGTTCTCAAGTTTGTGGCTCGCACATATCTGGAGG TCTAA